A window of Malania oleifera isolate guangnan ecotype guangnan chromosome 5, ASM2987363v1, whole genome shotgun sequence contains these coding sequences:
- the LOC131155013 gene encoding protein BREVIS RADIX-like isoform X1 has translation MLTCITCSKQREEREEEGSRGTPSTKESVKSLTAQIKDMALKFSGAYKQCKPCTGGSSAGSSTYKKGSRPYPDFDTISEGVPYPFYQPGSSSSTPAWDFTTSAHQGSRPDSRFSGAIRGDQTPGGLESISAQSCDVVLEDEDEPKEWMAQVEPGVHITFVSLPNGGNDLKRIRFSRDMFNKWQAQRWWGENYDRIMELYNVQRFNRQALHTPPRSEDERDSSFSRFGSARESPIAPSSHNWTPRNHYKPSGSKGYFPCDPMDHGGSQHYPGSSAYGAGGPKGEASSMDASRTTTSSRDEASVSISNASDMETEWVEQDEPGVYITIRQLADGTRELRRVRFSREKFGEVHAKLWWEENRERIQAQYL, from the exons ATGTTAACATGCATAACGTGTTCGAAGcagagggaggagagagaggaggaaggCTCGCGTGGCACTCCAAGTACGAAGGAATCCGTCAAAAGTCTGACGGCCCAG ATAAAGGATATGGCATTGAAATTCTCGGGTGCATATAAGCAGTGCAAGCCCTGCACTGGAGGCTCCAGTGCTGGCAGCAGCACCTACAAGAAAGGGTCGCGCCCATACCCGGACTTCGACACCATTTCTGAAGGGGTACCATATCCGTTTTATCAGCCCGGGAGCTCCAGCTCGACACCCGCATGGGATTTCACGACCTCAGCCCACCAGGGCTCCAGACCCGACTCCAGATTCTCCGGAGCAATCCGGGGAGACCAGACCCCCGGTGGGCTGGAGTCTATATCAGCCCAGTCATGTGATGTGGTGCTGGAGGATGAGGATGAGCCCAAGGAGTGGATGGCCCAGGTGGAGCCTGGTGTTCACATCacctttgtctctcttcccaatGGTGGCAATGATCTCAAACGGATTCGCTTCAG CcgagatatgttcaataaatggCAAGCTCAGCGGTGGTGGGGTGAGAATTATGACCGGATCATGGAACTTTATAATGTCCAGAGATTCAATCGGCAAGCACTGCACACTCCCCCGAGGTCTGAGGACGAG AGAGATTCATCTTTCTCAAGGTTTGGCTCTGCAAGGGAAAGCCCAATAGCACCATCATCACACAATTGGACCCCAAGAAACCATTACAAACCCTCAGGCAGTAAAGGGTATTTCCCATGCGACCCTATGGATCATGGTGGAAGCCAACACTACCCCGGGTCAAGTGCTTATGGTGCAGGTGGGCCAAAGGGTGAAGCATCTTCTATGGATGCATCACGGACGACAACCTCATCTAGAGACGAGGCTTCTGTTTCTATAAGCAATGCCAGCGACATGGAGACTGAGTGGGTTGAGCAGGATGAGCCAGGAGTGTACATTACCATCAGACAATTAGCTGATGGCACTAGGGAGCTCCGGCGTGTTAGATTCAG CCGTGAGAAATTTGGAGAGGTGCATGCCAAGTTGTGGTGGGAAGAGAATAGGGAGAGAATACAGGCTCAATACCTCTAA
- the LOC131155013 gene encoding protein BREVIS RADIX-like isoform X2 — MALKFSGAYKQCKPCTGGSSAGSSTYKKGSRPYPDFDTISEGVPYPFYQPGSSSSTPAWDFTTSAHQGSRPDSRFSGAIRGDQTPGGLESISAQSCDVVLEDEDEPKEWMAQVEPGVHITFVSLPNGGNDLKRIRFSRDMFNKWQAQRWWGENYDRIMELYNVQRFNRQALHTPPRSEDERDSSFSRFGSARESPIAPSSHNWTPRNHYKPSGSKGYFPCDPMDHGGSQHYPGSSAYGAGGPKGEASSMDASRTTTSSRDEASVSISNASDMETEWVEQDEPGVYITIRQLADGTRELRRVRFSREKFGEVHAKLWWEENRERIQAQYL, encoded by the exons ATGGCATTGAAATTCTCGGGTGCATATAAGCAGTGCAAGCCCTGCACTGGAGGCTCCAGTGCTGGCAGCAGCACCTACAAGAAAGGGTCGCGCCCATACCCGGACTTCGACACCATTTCTGAAGGGGTACCATATCCGTTTTATCAGCCCGGGAGCTCCAGCTCGACACCCGCATGGGATTTCACGACCTCAGCCCACCAGGGCTCCAGACCCGACTCCAGATTCTCCGGAGCAATCCGGGGAGACCAGACCCCCGGTGGGCTGGAGTCTATATCAGCCCAGTCATGTGATGTGGTGCTGGAGGATGAGGATGAGCCCAAGGAGTGGATGGCCCAGGTGGAGCCTGGTGTTCACATCacctttgtctctcttcccaatGGTGGCAATGATCTCAAACGGATTCGCTTCAG CcgagatatgttcaataaatggCAAGCTCAGCGGTGGTGGGGTGAGAATTATGACCGGATCATGGAACTTTATAATGTCCAGAGATTCAATCGGCAAGCACTGCACACTCCCCCGAGGTCTGAGGACGAG AGAGATTCATCTTTCTCAAGGTTTGGCTCTGCAAGGGAAAGCCCAATAGCACCATCATCACACAATTGGACCCCAAGAAACCATTACAAACCCTCAGGCAGTAAAGGGTATTTCCCATGCGACCCTATGGATCATGGTGGAAGCCAACACTACCCCGGGTCAAGTGCTTATGGTGCAGGTGGGCCAAAGGGTGAAGCATCTTCTATGGATGCATCACGGACGACAACCTCATCTAGAGACGAGGCTTCTGTTTCTATAAGCAATGCCAGCGACATGGAGACTGAGTGGGTTGAGCAGGATGAGCCAGGAGTGTACATTACCATCAGACAATTAGCTGATGGCACTAGGGAGCTCCGGCGTGTTAGATTCAG CCGTGAGAAATTTGGAGAGGTGCATGCCAAGTTGTGGTGGGAAGAGAATAGGGAGAGAATACAGGCTCAATACCTCTAA